The following proteins come from a genomic window of Malus domestica chromosome 02, GDT2T_hap1:
- the LOC103406498 gene encoding pentatricopeptide repeat-containing protein At1g02150, which yields MLPQTSVHHHHNATLPYFLPFRYKIPTLTLPTFLNFQKLPTISCSISQVHNYGTVDYERRPMVKWNAIYRKISLTEDPQVRSADVLNQWEKEGRKLTKWELCRVVKELRKYKRYDRALEVYDWMSNRGERFRISTSDAAIQLDLVAKVRGVASAENYFLSLPGTLKDRRIYGALLNAYVRARMKEKAEALLDKMRTKGHALQSLPFNVMMTLYMNLKDYDKVDSIISEMLEKNIQLDIYSYNIWLSSRGSQGSAERMEEVFEKMKVDRTIIPNWTTFSTMATMYIKMGQLDKAEACLRKVESRITGRDRIPYHYLLSLYGSVGKKEEAYRVWNVYKASFPSIPNLGYHAIMSSLLRLGDIEGAEKLYEEWLTVKSTYDPRIANLFITFYIKEGDFVNAQSFYDHMVDVGGKPNSSTWEALAEGHIAEKRISEALSCWKEAFSAEGSKSWRPKPVNVSAFLELCEQEGDSVSKEVFMGLLSQSGQLRNKLYVSLLGLADEDVNYKTNVNEDDDEKADDGSEFLLNQLQGTAP from the exons ATGCTTCCCCAAACTTCcgtccaccaccaccacaacgcCACTCTCCCCTACTTCCTCCCCTTCCGGTACAAAATCCCAACTCTGACCCTCCCTACTTTCCTAAATTTCCAAAAACTCCCCACCATCTCATGCTCCATATCCCAAGTCCACAACTATGGCACTGTGGACTACGAGCGGAGGCCCATGGTCAAATGGAATGCCATTTACCGGAAAATATCGCTCACGGAGGATCCCCAAGTCCGGTCTGCAGACGTGTTGAACCAGTGGGAGAAGGAGGGCAGGAAGCTCACCAAGTGGGAGCTTTGTAGAGTGGTCAAGGAATTGAGGAAGTACAAGCGCTATGATAGAGCTCTTGAG GTGTATGATTGGATGAGCAACAGAGGAGAGAGGTTTAGAATATCCACTAGTGATGCTGCAATTCAACTAGATTTAGTTGCTAAAGTTCGGGGAGTTGCTAGTGCTGAAAATTACTTCCTGAGCCTGCCAGGTACATTAAAGGACAGGAGAATATATGGGGCTCTACTCAATGCCTATGTTCGGGCTAGAATGAAAGAGAAGGCAGAAGCATTACTGGATAAAATGAGAACTAAGGGGCATGCATTGCAATCTCTTCCATTTAATGTGATGATGACACTTTATATGAATCTCAAAGACTATGATAAAGTTGATTCGATTATTTCTGAAATGCTAGAGAAAAACATTCAGCTAGATATATACTCCTACAATATCTGGTTATCGTCTCGTGGATCCCAAGGATCTGCAGAACGGATGGAAGAGGTTTTTGAAAAGATGAAAGTGGACAGAACCATTATTCCCAACTGGACCACATTCAGCACAATGGCTACAATGTACATCAAGATGGGGCAGCTTGACAAGGCTGAAGCTTGCCTAAGGAAGGTTGAGAGTAGGATCACAGGTCGGGATCGGATACCTTATCATTATCTCTTAAGTCTTTATGGCAGTGTTGGCAAGAAAGAGGAGGCTTATCGGGTGTGGAATGTATACAAAGCAAGTTTTCCCAGTATTCCGAATTTGGGTTACCATGCTATCATGTCTTCTCTACTCAGATTAGGTGACATTGAAGGGGCTGAAAAGCTTTATGAGGAATGGCTGACGGTTAAGTCAACATACGACCCTAGAATTGCAAATCTTTTCATCacattttatattaaagaaGGGGATTTTGTTAATGCCCAAAGTTTCTACGATCACATGGTTGATGTAGGAGGAAAACCTAATTCAAGTACATGGGAGGCCCTTGCTGAAGGACATATTGCAGAGAAGAGAATTTCTGAGGCATTATCCTGCTGGAAAGAAGCTTTTTCTGCTGAGGGATCAAAGAGTTGGAGACCAAAGCCCGTAAATGTTTCTGCCTTCCTTGAACTCTGTGAGCAAGAAGGTGATTCGGTAAGCAAAGAGGTATTCATGGGACTTTTGAGTCAGTCAGGACAGCTTAGAAATAAGTTATATGTATCACTTCTTGGCTTAGCGGATGAAGATGTTAATTATAAAACTAACGTTAATGAGGATGATGATGAGAAGGCTGATGATGGATCAGAATTTCTTCTGAACCAATTGCAGGGTACTGCCCCGTGA
- the LOC103407236 gene encoding expansin-A25-like, with amino-acid sequence MAMFQNLLPWIVLVTLLVPTMGNKTSIGEKAASNDWEDAHATFYGDMGGSETMKGACGYGDLFRQGYGLETTALSTVLFNNGLTCGACFEVMCVDDPQWCLPNVGTIKITATNFCPPNWDPASDHWCNPPQKHFDLSMPMFTKLAQAKAGIIPIKYRRVPCSKQGGVKFEFHGNPYWLAVLVFNVGGAGDVTSVRIRGSNTDWLQMSRNWGQMWQTGNKMVGQSLSFQVTTSDGKTLEFDNVAPENWQFGQTFEGGSNF; translated from the exons ATGGCTATGTTTCAGAACTTGCTTCCATGGATAGTGCTCGTCACTCTTTTGGTTCCAACCATGGGCAACAAAACCTCCATTGGCGAGAAAGCCGCAAGCAACGATTGGGAAGACGCTCACGCAACGTTTTATGGTGACATGGGTGGTTCAGAAACCATGA AAGGGGCATGTGGATATGGTGATCTGTTTCGACAAGGCTATGGCTTGGAGACAACAGCCCTAAGCACAGTACTATTCAACAACGGGCTGACTTGCGGTGCGTGTTTCGAGGTAATGTGTGTTGATGATCCACAATGGTGCCTTCCTAATGTTGGGACTATCAAAATAACAGCTACCAATTTTTGTCCACCAAACTGGGACCCAGCTTCTGACCACTGGTGCAATCCACCACAAAAACACTTTGACTTGTCCATGCCTATGTTCACAAAGCTTGCACAGGCCAAAGCTGGGATAATACCCATCAAGTACAGAAGAGTCCCATGCTCCAAACAAGGAGGGGTTAAATTTGAGTTCCATGGAAACCCTTACTGGCTTGCTGTGTTGGTCTTCAATGTCGGAGGCGCCGGAGATGTGACGAGTGTCAGAATCAGAGGCTCAAACACTGATTGGCTTCAGATGTCAAGAAACTGGGGCCAAATGTGGCAGACGGGAAACAAGATGGTAGGGCAAAGCTTGTCCTTCCAGGTTACTACTAGTGATGGGAAAACACTTGAGTTTGATAATGTTGCACCAGAAAATTGGCAATTTGGCCAAACCTTTGAGGGGGGAAGTAATTTTTAG